A single genomic interval of Dyella sp. GSA-30 harbors:
- the rimO gene encoding 30S ribosomal protein S12 methylthiotransferase RimO — protein sequence MSQPSQKIGFVSLGCPKALVDSERILTQLKVEGYEIVPSYGAADAVVVNTCGFIDAAVQESLDAIGEALHENGKVIVTGCLGKRSELIREAYPDVLAITGPQDYASVMSAVHAALPPKRNPLLDIIPDTGVKLTPKHYAYLKISEGCNHRCSFCIIPSMRGDLVSRPVDEVLLEAERLVKGGVKELLVISQDTSAYGVDVKYAERTWREKQYRTRMTELCEGLSELGVWTRLHYVYPYPHVDEVMPLMAEGKILPYLDIPFQHASPRILKLMKRPGNIDKTLERIRNWRKAVPDLTIRSTFIVGFPGETDAEFEELLDFLREAELDRVGAFAYSPVDGAKANELPNPVSEELKEDRLEQFMAVQAEISAAKLQRKIGRTIKVLVDEAGANGAVARSAADAPEIDGVVHIADGQSLKAGQFVDVVVHDADDHDLHARLAS from the coding sequence TTTCGTCAGCCTCGGCTGCCCCAAGGCCTTGGTCGATTCCGAGCGCATCCTCACCCAGCTGAAGGTCGAGGGCTATGAGATCGTGCCTAGTTATGGCGCGGCCGATGCGGTGGTGGTCAATACCTGCGGTTTTATCGATGCCGCGGTGCAGGAATCGCTCGATGCGATCGGCGAAGCGCTGCATGAAAACGGCAAGGTGATCGTTACCGGTTGCCTGGGCAAGCGTTCGGAGCTGATTCGCGAAGCCTATCCCGACGTGTTGGCGATCACCGGTCCGCAGGACTACGCCAGCGTGATGAGCGCGGTGCATGCGGCGTTGCCGCCTAAGCGCAATCCGCTGCTCGACATCATCCCGGACACGGGCGTCAAGCTGACGCCGAAACACTATGCGTATCTGAAGATTTCCGAAGGCTGCAATCATCGCTGCAGTTTCTGCATCATCCCCTCGATGCGCGGCGACCTGGTGTCGCGGCCGGTCGACGAAGTACTGCTCGAAGCCGAACGCCTGGTCAAGGGCGGCGTCAAGGAACTGCTGGTGATTTCGCAGGACACCAGCGCCTATGGTGTGGACGTCAAGTATGCCGAGCGCACGTGGCGCGAAAAGCAGTACCGCACGCGCATGACCGAACTGTGCGAAGGCTTGTCGGAGCTGGGTGTGTGGACGCGTCTGCACTACGTCTACCCGTATCCGCACGTCGACGAGGTGATGCCGTTGATGGCCGAGGGCAAGATTCTTCCGTATCTGGATATCCCGTTCCAGCACGCCAGCCCGCGCATCCTCAAGCTGATGAAGCGCCCGGGCAATATCGACAAGACGCTGGAACGCATTCGCAACTGGCGCAAGGCGGTGCCGGATCTGACGATTCGCAGCACCTTTATTGTCGGGTTCCCTGGCGAGACGGATGCCGAGTTCGAAGAGCTGCTCGACTTTCTGCGTGAAGCGGAGCTTGACCGCGTCGGTGCGTTTGCCTATTCGCCGGTCGACGGTGCCAAGGCCAACGAGTTGCCGAACCCGGTGTCCGAAGAATTGAAAGAAGATCGCCTGGAACAGTTCATGGCGGTGCAGGCGGAGATCTCCGCAGCCAAGCTGCAGCGGAAAATCGGTCGCACCATCAAGGTGCTGGTCGACGAGGCTGGGGCGAACGGCGCGGTTGCCCGCTCGGCGGCCGATGCCCCGGAAATCGACGGTGTCGTGCATATCGCCGACGGTCAGTCGCTGAAGGCCGGTCAGTTTGTCGATGTGGTCGTGCACGATGCCGACGACCACGATCTGCACGCGCGTCTCGCCAGCTGA
- a CDS encoding DUF3025 domain-containing protein has product MRYRAPARDAVDTAVFAQPPLSFWQTYLPWLKDAAWPSVEQLNSAWPEAAPERFAAQTRELLDDDLHYEQRIAERGLIATREANWHDLFNALIWLRYPAIKRALNAQQVTEIAVMGAKQRSRPQCALTHFDEAGVVVMVRDPELLADWDAHDWHGLFWRQRNAWKDGRIEAIVFGHALLEHALTPDKLLVGKALVFTAASGHTLKDVVAACAEGIASGELLRDPLELRPLPLSGIPGWHSDNANEVFHRTADCYQPKREGRRYPQPVRVNLS; this is encoded by the coding sequence ATGCGCTATCGTGCACCCGCGCGCGATGCAGTCGACACGGCAGTATTCGCGCAACCGCCATTGTCGTTCTGGCAGACCTATCTGCCTTGGCTGAAAGACGCTGCGTGGCCATCGGTCGAGCAGCTCAATAGCGCGTGGCCTGAAGCGGCGCCGGAACGTTTCGCCGCGCAGACACGCGAATTGCTTGACGATGATCTGCATTACGAGCAGCGCATTGCCGAGCGCGGCCTGATAGCCACGCGCGAGGCCAACTGGCACGATCTCTTCAATGCGCTTATCTGGCTGCGTTATCCGGCGATCAAGCGCGCACTCAATGCGCAACAGGTGACCGAGATCGCCGTGATGGGTGCCAAGCAGCGCTCTCGACCCCAGTGCGCGTTGACGCATTTCGATGAAGCGGGCGTTGTTGTGATGGTTCGCGACCCTGAGTTGCTGGCCGACTGGGATGCGCACGACTGGCACGGCCTGTTCTGGCGACAGCGCAATGCGTGGAAGGATGGCCGGATCGAGGCCATCGTGTTCGGGCATGCGTTGCTGGAGCACGCGCTTACACCGGACAAGCTGCTGGTGGGTAAAGCCCTGGTGTTCACCGCTGCATCAGGTCACACGCTGAAGGACGTGGTGGCCGCCTGCGCTGAAGGCATCGCGTCAGGAGAACTGTTGCGCGACCCTCTGGAACTGCGCCCGTTGCCGCTTTCCGGCATCCCCGGCTGGCACTCCGATAACGCAAATGAGGTGTTCCATCGCACGGCCGATTGTTACCAGCCGAAGCGGGAAGGGCGGCGCTATCCCCAGCCCGTGCGCGTAAACCTGTCCTAG
- the phnD gene encoding phosphate/phosphite/phosphonate ABC transporter substrate-binding protein, with product MSKAMSWLRRSRVLVGAYGVIYACVLALMPCPGFAFDAQRSQADQVVHFGILPIGSAAESRKQWQPLLDDLATQLGHPVSAISVSSYAGLSSAIGDQRVDIAFLSGRLAIEAVLKQRMGVVAQFVRTDGALGNVGMLVVRGDGPIRSVADLLASPGRWRYARGEPLSVTGYVAPEAEVFAPRGLNSDTFFASVHIGNHQNNMLAVVNKEVDIATSNNPDLDLFTRNFPREASQLKVIWRSTTIPCGVLVIREGMPEPLRSQLITFMREYGKGSDAAAASERAKLALVPDLAGFDAADSRVLKPFVDMEYTLLRLQAKNGRWVSEQARDTRLHQIESQYLQTLAALQP from the coding sequence ATGAGCAAGGCGATGTCGTGGCTGCGTCGATCGCGCGTGCTTGTCGGCGCGTATGGTGTGATTTATGCCTGCGTTCTTGCGCTCATGCCATGCCCTGGATTTGCTTTCGATGCGCAGCGCTCGCAAGCCGACCAGGTTGTTCACTTTGGCATTCTGCCGATCGGTAGCGCCGCCGAGTCGCGCAAGCAGTGGCAGCCGCTCCTGGATGACCTGGCGACGCAGCTGGGCCATCCCGTCAGTGCCATTTCAGTCAGCAGCTATGCTGGGCTTTCTTCGGCCATAGGCGATCAACGCGTCGATATCGCGTTCCTTTCCGGACGTCTGGCGATCGAGGCCGTACTGAAACAACGCATGGGTGTGGTGGCGCAATTCGTGCGTACCGATGGCGCTCTCGGGAATGTCGGCATGCTGGTCGTGCGCGGCGATGGACCGATTCGAAGCGTGGCCGATCTGCTTGCATCACCTGGACGCTGGCGTTACGCACGTGGCGAACCGTTGTCGGTTACCGGTTATGTCGCGCCAGAGGCGGAGGTCTTCGCGCCGCGTGGACTCAACTCCGATACGTTTTTTGCGAGCGTGCATATCGGCAACCATCAAAACAACATGCTCGCCGTGGTCAACAAGGAAGTGGACATCGCGACCAGCAACAATCCCGATCTCGATTTGTTCACGCGCAACTTTCCGCGCGAGGCCTCGCAACTGAAAGTCATCTGGCGATCCACCACCATTCCCTGCGGCGTGCTGGTCATTCGCGAAGGCATGCCCGAACCCCTGCGTTCGCAGCTGATTACTTTCATGCGCGAGTACGGCAAAGGCAGCGACGCCGCCGCGGCAAGCGAGCGAGCCAAACTTGCCCTGGTTCCGGACCTGGCCGGGTTCGACGCGGCAGACAGCCGCGTGCTCAAACCCTTCGTCGACATGGAATACACCTTGTTGCGCCTGCAGGCGAAAAACGGACGCTGGGTCAGCGAGCAGGCGCGCGATACGCGCCTGCATCAGATAGAAAGCCAGTACCTGCAGACGCTCGCCGCCTTGCAGCCGTGA
- a CDS encoding YihY/virulence factor BrkB family protein, with translation MHAAWSMGLKVVRRTASGFSDDELMTRAAALAFYSALSFAPLLVLLLWILASLRPEWQTSLINNMTGMVGPRAADAVSLVIENAKQKPGVGSWAGLVGLAVTMVGASAVFAQLQGAINHVWNLRPHPGKAVMGYLRSRLHAVGLLLSLAFLLVISFSASAMIAAFVHSGTVAWQGVDLLISLLIFTFVFAAIFKVLPDAIIAWRDALLGAALTAVLFAIGKFGIGVYLAHSNVGGPYGPAGSVVVLLVWVYYSALILLLGAELTQAVAEERGCPILPRPYARSTQQAS, from the coding sequence ATGCATGCCGCCTGGTCGATGGGCCTGAAAGTGGTTCGCCGTACCGCCTCGGGGTTCAGTGACGACGAACTGATGACGCGCGCCGCTGCGCTGGCGTTTTATTCCGCACTTTCTTTCGCGCCCTTGCTGGTGCTGTTGCTATGGATACTCGCCTCGCTACGACCCGAATGGCAGACCTCGCTCATCAACAACATGACCGGCATGGTGGGGCCACGCGCTGCCGATGCGGTGAGCCTGGTGATCGAAAATGCCAAGCAAAAGCCGGGCGTGGGCAGCTGGGCGGGACTGGTCGGACTGGCCGTCACAATGGTCGGCGCCTCGGCGGTGTTCGCGCAGTTGCAAGGCGCCATCAATCACGTATGGAACCTGCGCCCCCATCCAGGCAAGGCCGTGATGGGATATCTGCGCTCCCGCCTGCACGCGGTCGGCCTGCTGCTATCGCTGGCGTTTCTGCTGGTGATCTCCTTCAGCGCCAGCGCCATGATCGCAGCCTTCGTGCATAGTGGCACCGTCGCCTGGCAAGGCGTGGACCTGCTCATTTCGCTGCTGATTTTCACTTTTGTGTTCGCCGCGATCTTCAAAGTGTTGCCGGATGCGATCATTGCGTGGCGCGACGCGCTATTGGGTGCCGCCCTTACGGCCGTACTGTTCGCCATCGGCAAGTTCGGCATCGGCGTTTACCTGGCCCACTCGAATGTCGGCGGCCCGTACGGTCCCGCAGGCAGTGTCGTGGTGCTGCTGGTCTGGGTGTACTACTCCGCGCTGATTCTGCTGCTCGGCGCGGAGCTGACCCAGGCGGTTGCCGAAGAACGGGGATGTCCGATCCTTCCGCGGCCCTATGCCCGCAGTACCCAGCAGGCGTCCTGA
- the greB gene encoding transcription elongation factor GreB: MSRWRPPSPSSTAIITRDGFEKLKSELDHLWHTLRPEVVKALAAAAAEGDRSENAEYTYRKKQLGEIDRRVRYLSKRIPILKVAEGAPSDREAVFFGAVIELENAISGETLRYRIVGPDETDAKLGWISVDSPMARAVMKKRLDDEFEAELPGGRTRFVVIGVEY, from the coding sequence ATGAGCCGTTGGCGTCCGCCCTCCCCCAGCTCCACCGCGATCATCACCCGCGATGGCTTCGAGAAGCTCAAGAGCGAGCTCGATCACCTATGGCATACGCTGCGCCCGGAGGTGGTCAAGGCATTGGCCGCGGCCGCGGCCGAAGGCGATCGTTCGGAGAATGCCGAGTACACCTATCGCAAGAAACAGCTGGGCGAGATCGACCGGCGCGTGCGCTATCTGAGCAAGCGCATCCCGATACTCAAGGTGGCCGAGGGCGCGCCATCCGATCGCGAAGCGGTATTCTTCGGCGCGGTGATCGAACTGGAAAACGCCATCAGCGGCGAAACGCTGCGCTACCGCATCGTCGGGCCGGACGAGACCGATGCCAAGCTTGGCTGGATCAGCGTGGATTCGCCGATGGCACGTGCCGTGATGAAGAAAAGGCTCGACGACGAGTTCGAGGCGGAATTGCCCGGCGGGCGTACGCGATTCGTCGTGATCGGCGTGGAATATTGA
- a CDS encoding DUF998 domain-containing protein — protein MHAGRVSRLGTVALTGITTFVLTSLLAQFLRPDLDWVRVPNSFYLIGPYGWLVQAGYVAMSVSLILLAVGSYVALSVPARSAAPALLFVVGGIALTATAAMHTDVPGHPPAFEGYVHGVVAQTAFLCTTVAMLLQAWRLRGDARWRRWFKPAFLYAAVCFVSMWVQAFWRELPRGASQKLLIVLIAAWLMLAAYRLRRGPDSMHSR, from the coding sequence ATGCATGCAGGCAGGGTGTCGCGCCTGGGAACGGTCGCGTTGACAGGTATCACCACGTTCGTGCTTACGTCCTTGCTCGCGCAGTTTCTGCGCCCGGACCTGGACTGGGTGCGGGTGCCCAATAGCTTCTATCTGATCGGCCCATACGGCTGGCTGGTGCAGGCCGGCTATGTCGCGATGTCAGTCTCGCTGATCCTGCTCGCCGTCGGTAGCTATGTCGCGCTATCCGTGCCGGCACGTAGCGCGGCGCCGGCGTTACTGTTCGTTGTCGGCGGTATCGCACTGACCGCCACGGCGGCCATGCATACCGACGTACCGGGACACCCACCCGCATTCGAAGGCTATGTTCATGGCGTCGTGGCGCAGACCGCGTTCTTGTGCACCACGGTCGCGATGCTCCTGCAGGCATGGCGTTTGCGCGGCGATGCACGTTGGCGGCGATGGTTCAAGCCGGCTTTCCTCTATGCCGCCGTCTGCTTCGTGTCGATGTGGGTACAGGCGTTCTGGCGCGAGCTCCCGCGGGGTGCCAGCCAGAAGCTACTGATCGTGCTGATCGCGGCATGGCTGATGCTGGCCGCCTATCGCTTGCGCCGTGGTCCCGATAGCATGCATTCCCGTTGA
- a CDS encoding helicase HerA-like domain-containing protein: protein MTDILIGRNDQASVNLDARYGNRHGMIAGATGTGKSVSLMVLAEGFSKLGVPCFLADAKGDLAGLSMPAGPAGDKLKARLDKLGITDWHPQANPVIFWDIYGKLGHPVRATISEMGPTLLGRVLELNDTQEGVLEVIFKVADDQGWLLLDLSDLRALLGFAAENAKDISTNYGLISTQSIAAIQRSVLKLEQDGADQFFGEPALELADLMRQDMSGRGVINVLAADQLILKPRLYSTFLLWLLSELFEQLPEVGDLDQPKMVFFFDEAHLLFDDAPPALMQRVEQVVRLIRSKGVGVYFCSQNPDDVPGNILGQLGNRVQHALRAFTPRDQKAVKAAAETFVANPKIDVTKAITQLAVGEALASTLREGGVPTPVEQVLVTSPTARIGAITEAERSTIRQRSPVGGKYDTPINRESAAEMLAKRASEKADEAQVAVKKAPAGADENAGWGGAIRDALLGNGRRQGMIEAMAKSASRTVGTRIGQQIVRGVLGSIFGGKR, encoded by the coding sequence ATGACTGATATTTTGATCGGCCGTAACGACCAAGCCAGCGTCAATCTGGATGCGCGCTACGGCAACCGCCACGGCATGATTGCAGGCGCTACCGGAACCGGTAAGTCGGTGTCGCTGATGGTGCTGGCCGAGGGCTTTTCCAAACTTGGCGTGCCCTGTTTTCTGGCCGACGCGAAGGGCGATCTGGCCGGCCTGTCGATGCCGGCCGGCCCTGCCGGCGACAAGCTCAAGGCCCGGCTCGACAAGCTCGGCATCACCGACTGGCATCCGCAGGCCAATCCGGTGATCTTCTGGGATATCTACGGCAAGCTTGGCCACCCCGTACGCGCGACCATCAGCGAGATGGGCCCCACGCTGCTGGGCCGCGTGCTGGAATTGAACGACACCCAGGAAGGCGTGCTCGAGGTGATCTTCAAGGTCGCCGATGATCAGGGCTGGCTCCTGCTCGATCTGTCCGACCTGCGCGCCCTGCTCGGCTTCGCCGCGGAGAACGCCAAGGACATTTCCACCAACTACGGCCTGATCAGCACGCAAAGCATCGCGGCCATCCAGCGTTCCGTACTGAAGCTGGAACAGGATGGCGCCGATCAATTCTTTGGCGAGCCCGCACTCGAGCTCGCCGACCTGATGCGCCAGGACATGAGCGGCCGCGGCGTGATCAATGTGCTCGCGGCCGATCAACTGATTCTCAAGCCACGCCTGTACTCCACCTTCCTGCTGTGGCTGCTGTCGGAACTGTTCGAGCAGCTCCCGGAAGTGGGCGACCTCGACCAGCCCAAGATGGTGTTCTTCTTCGACGAGGCGCACCTGCTGTTCGACGACGCGCCGCCCGCGCTGATGCAGCGCGTGGAGCAGGTCGTGCGGCTGATCCGCTCCAAGGGTGTGGGCGTGTATTTCTGCTCGCAGAATCCCGATGACGTGCCCGGCAACATCCTCGGCCAGTTGGGCAACCGCGTGCAGCACGCGCTGCGCGCCTTTACGCCGCGCGATCAAAAAGCGGTAAAAGCGGCCGCGGAAACCTTTGTCGCCAATCCGAAGATCGACGTCACCAAGGCGATCACCCAGCTTGCCGTGGGCGAAGCCCTGGCATCGACCTTGCGCGAAGGCGGTGTGCCGACGCCGGTCGAACAAGTACTGGTGACCTCGCCAACCGCACGCATCGGCGCCATTACCGAGGCCGAGCGCAGCACCATCCGGCAACGCTCACCTGTCGGCGGCAAATACGACACGCCGATCAATCGCGAGTCGGCGGCAGAAATGCTCGCCAAGCGCGCCAGCGAAAAAGCCGATGAAGCGCAGGTCGCCGTCAAGAAAGCGCCAGCCGGTGCCGACGAAAATGCCGGCTGGGGCGGCGCAATTCGCGACGCCCTGCTCGGCAACGGTCGCCGTCAGGGCATGATCGAAGCGATGGCCAAATCCGCCAGCCGTACTGTCGGCACGCGGATCGGTCAGCAGATCGTTCGCGGCGTGCTGGGTAGCATTTTCGGCGGCAAGCGCTAA
- a CDS encoding transglycosylase SLT domain-containing protein has protein sequence MPAATAPRFFRMMPLAAAITLLAACASGGTPKPVQAPELNTLYAHLDQASKGYETALQQAREGNTEASEKSLNDALDQMKDVSAHCGGTSGCDTQRVFSVYDRLLRLKDGSFFAGDDNDTLGDQAPEGGIDGKTGAASLPEAQRSVTLLRGQKLSELIAINGPVKAAMEMWLTQWRPQLMDAYVNYQFMRYRMWPQYERADLPEALLFGIMAKESGGKVHAVSRSGAAGPLQFMYATGMRFGLGNQDGFDTRFDPAEAARANAEYMDEQLKQFNNNLEMTLAAYNGGEGRMRRMVGDDPSVSFYDPKIYNQLSQETREYVPAVLAAAWLFLHPESYNLRFPKVDGAAGSIVLKRPASLTELTVCLGSAGGMNDGWFRTLRNLNPRLDPQVSQPSGVRLEVPKVLEKAYTARCADGPWPILANDLHTAVIPVVTPVASSPSASRPSTSSRTRSYTVKRGDTLSSIARKFDCADVEDIARGNDLKHHHLKVGQTLKVPMCK, from the coding sequence ATGCCGGCAGCCACCGCCCCCCGTTTCTTTCGCATGATGCCGCTCGCCGCGGCGATCACCCTGTTGGCGGCCTGCGCCAGCGGCGGTACGCCCAAGCCCGTACAGGCGCCTGAGCTCAACACGCTTTATGCCCACCTCGATCAGGCCAGCAAGGGCTACGAGACTGCCTTGCAGCAGGCGCGCGAGGGCAATACCGAGGCGTCGGAGAAATCGCTGAACGACGCACTCGACCAGATGAAGGACGTCTCGGCGCATTGCGGCGGCACGTCCGGCTGCGATACGCAGCGCGTGTTTTCGGTGTACGACCGCCTGTTGCGTCTGAAGGACGGCAGCTTCTTCGCCGGTGACGACAACGACACTCTTGGCGACCAGGCACCGGAAGGCGGCATCGACGGCAAGACTGGCGCGGCCAGCTTGCCCGAAGCGCAGCGCAGCGTGACCTTGCTGCGTGGCCAGAAGCTTTCCGAATTGATTGCGATCAACGGCCCGGTCAAGGCAGCGATGGAGATGTGGCTGACCCAATGGCGTCCGCAGTTGATGGATGCTTACGTCAATTACCAGTTCATGCGCTATCGCATGTGGCCGCAATATGAGCGGGCCGATCTGCCCGAGGCGTTGCTGTTCGGCATCATGGCCAAGGAATCGGGCGGCAAGGTGCACGCGGTTTCGCGCTCGGGCGCGGCCGGCCCGCTGCAGTTCATGTATGCCACGGGCATGCGCTTCGGCCTGGGCAATCAGGACGGTTTCGATACCCGCTTCGATCCGGCCGAGGCGGCGCGCGCGAACGCCGAGTACATGGACGAGCAGCTCAAGCAGTTCAACAACAATCTGGAAATGACCCTGGCGGCCTACAACGGCGGTGAAGGGCGCATGCGCCGCATGGTTGGCGACGACCCGTCGGTCAGCTTCTACGATCCCAAGATCTACAACCAGCTGTCACAGGAAACCCGCGAGTACGTGCCGGCTGTGCTGGCTGCCGCATGGCTGTTCCTGCATCCGGAAAGCTACAACCTGCGTTTCCCGAAGGTGGACGGTGCCGCGGGCAGCATCGTGCTGAAGCGGCCCGCTTCGCTGACCGAACTCACCGTTTGCCTGGGGTCGGCCGGCGGCATGAACGACGGCTGGTTCCGCACCTTGCGCAACTTGAACCCGCGCCTGGATCCGCAGGTGTCGCAGCCGAGCGGCGTGCGTCTGGAGGTGCCCAAAGTGCTGGAAAAGGCGTATACGGCCCGCTGCGCCGATGGCCCCTGGCCGATCCTGGCCAACGACCTGCACACTGCGGTGATTCCGGTGGTTACGCCGGTTGCATCTTCGCCCAGCGCCTCTCGTCCGTCGACCTCGTCCCGGACGCGTAGCTACACGGTGAAGCGGGGCGACACCTTGTCGAGCATCGCACGCAAGTTCGACTGCGCGGACGTGGAAGACATCGCGCGCGGCAATGACCTGAAGCACCACCATTTGAAGGTGGGGCAGACGCTCAAAGTACCGATGTGTAAGTAA
- the asd gene encoding archaetidylserine decarboxylase (Phosphatidylserine decarboxylase is synthesized as a single chain precursor. Generation of the pyruvoyl active site from a Ser is coupled to cleavage of a Gly-Ser bond between the larger (beta) and smaller (alpha chains). It is an integral membrane protein.): MTFNVLLQYILPHRFLSRIVYWATRWTFKPWKNFLITKIVSSYNVDMAEAAQPDPLAYQHFNAFFTRKLRPDARKADDSAHSVLSPADGKISQSGAIVDGRIFQAKGQEYTAAELLGDENAATPYRNGSFATIYLSPRDYHRVHMPLAGRLKETVHVPGRIFSVAPFAVEAIPRLFARNERLVCHFEGEHGPFVVVMVGAILVSSVATVWDGLVIPPYASHIRRKSFEGQNITLERFAEMARFNMGSTVIVLFPEGAVRLDAWASQQALRVGQRLGQLSS; this comes from the coding sequence ATGACCTTCAACGTACTCCTGCAATACATCCTCCCCCACCGCTTCCTGTCACGCATCGTCTACTGGGCGACCCGCTGGACATTCAAGCCCTGGAAGAATTTCCTGATCACCAAGATCGTGAGCAGCTACAACGTCGACATGGCCGAAGCGGCGCAGCCCGACCCGCTGGCCTACCAGCACTTCAATGCGTTCTTCACCCGCAAGCTGCGCCCGGACGCACGCAAGGCCGACGATTCGGCCCACAGCGTGCTCTCCCCTGCAGACGGCAAGATCAGCCAGTCCGGCGCCATCGTCGACGGACGGATCTTCCAGGCCAAAGGGCAGGAGTACACCGCCGCCGAACTGCTTGGCGACGAGAACGCGGCAACGCCGTATCGCAATGGCAGCTTCGCCACCATCTACCTGTCGCCGCGCGACTACCACCGCGTGCACATGCCGCTGGCCGGCCGACTGAAGGAAACCGTGCATGTGCCGGGGCGCATCTTCAGCGTCGCCCCCTTCGCGGTCGAGGCCATCCCGCGCCTGTTCGCCCGCAACGAACGCCTGGTCTGCCATTTCGAGGGCGAGCATGGCCCGTTCGTGGTGGTGATGGTCGGCGCGATCCTGGTGTCCAGCGTGGCCACTGTGTGGGACGGCCTGGTGATCCCGCCCTACGCCTCGCATATCCGGCGCAAATCCTTTGAAGGTCAAAACATTACGCTAGAACGCTTCGCCGAGATGGCGCGCTTTAATATGGGTTCGACGGTGATCGTGCTGTTTCCGGAAGGGGCGGTACGACTGGACGCCTGGGCGTCACAGCAAGCCCTGCGCGTCGGCCAGCGGCTGGGCCAGCTGAGCTCTTGA
- the prmB gene encoding 50S ribosomal protein L3 N(5)-glutamine methyltransferase: protein MTAELASIIDFIRYGASRFSAAGLTFGHSHDNPIDEATHLVLASLHLPPDIPPAYGAGKLTAEERKRVLDLIERRVSERLPVAYLVGETWFAGLKFKSDRRALVPRSPIAELIESGFQPWLDHRHVERALDLCTGSGCIGIAMAEYNPDWQVDIVDISDDALSLARENIVFQHVEKRVEAVKSDLFDGLKGRRYDLIVSNPPYVTEDEYAALPGEYSHEPKLGLTSGQDGLDICVRMLDQAADYLSDDGLLIVEVGESEHALAALLPEVPFVWIEFKVGAMGVFALERRDLIEHADAIRAAAQARGV from the coding sequence GTGACCGCCGAACTCGCCTCCATCATCGACTTCATCCGCTATGGCGCGAGCCGTTTTTCCGCGGCCGGGCTGACCTTTGGGCACAGTCACGACAATCCGATCGACGAGGCGACGCATCTGGTGCTGGCCAGTCTGCATCTGCCGCCGGATATTCCGCCGGCGTATGGCGCGGGCAAGCTCACCGCCGAGGAACGCAAGCGTGTGCTCGATCTGATCGAGCGGCGTGTCAGCGAGCGTCTGCCGGTGGCGTATCTGGTGGGGGAAACCTGGTTTGCGGGGTTGAAGTTCAAGAGCGATCGCCGGGCGCTGGTGCCGCGTTCGCCGATCGCCGAGCTGATCGAGTCGGGCTTTCAGCCGTGGCTGGATCATCGCCATGTCGAGCGCGCGCTGGACCTGTGCACGGGGTCGGGCTGCATCGGTATCGCGATGGCCGAATACAACCCGGATTGGCAGGTCGATATCGTCGATATCAGCGACGACGCGTTGTCGCTGGCGCGCGAGAACATCGTGTTTCAGCATGTGGAAAAACGCGTCGAGGCGGTCAAGTCGGATCTGTTCGACGGCCTCAAGGGGCGTCGCTACGATCTGATCGTCTCCAATCCGCCTTACGTCACCGAGGACGAATACGCTGCACTGCCGGGCGAGTACAGCCATGAGCCCAAGCTTGGCTTGACCTCGGGCCAGGACGGCCTGGATATCTGCGTGCGCATGCTCGACCAGGCGGCGGACTATCTCAGCGACGACGGCCTGCTGATCGTCGAAGTGGGCGAGAGCGAGCATGCTCTGGCGGCGCTGTTGCCCGAGGTCCCGTTCGTGTGGATCGAGTTCAAGGTCGGCGCGATGGGCGTGTTTGCGCTGGAACGCCGTGATCTGATCGAGCACGCCGACGCGATTCGCGCGGCCGCACAAGCCAGGGGCGTCTGA